In Cucurbita pepo subsp. pepo cultivar mu-cu-16 chromosome LG10, ASM280686v2, whole genome shotgun sequence, the DNA window CCTAtgcatgtcaatagaatcttcaaatgttgAAAACATATGTTGGGAGccttgaaggtgtagtcaaaagggtcgaacaaaaggtgtattttgttcaaaggctctagagaagaagtcgagcctcgattaaggggagggtGTTCGATGGCTCCATAGATCTCAAGAGAGGCTCTATAGtctactttgttcgaggagtcgagcctcaattaaggggagggtGTTCGAGGGCTGCATAGATCTCAAGAGAGGCTCTATAGTctactttgttcgagaagtcgagcctcgattaaggggaggctattcgagggctccatagacctCAAGAGAGACTCTATTGtctactttgttcaaggggaggattgtcgaagattgttgggaatgttcaggattattgagagtaagtcccacgttggttaatttagtgaaagatcatgagtttataagtaaggaatactatctccattggcacGCGATCTTttgagaaagcccaaagtaaagtcatgCAAGTAaagattcgtgattcctaaccggTAGGAGTCCcgcattgactaatttaggaaatgatcatgctTTTATAAGCAAGTAATTTAGAGgaatcaaaagcaaaaccacgagagttCTTTTAACACTAACCAGTGGTTTCATGAGAAGTTTGACCGAAGAAAGCAGCGAGCTCCCTTTTACGAGTAGCGGTGTCTCCGGTGGTACCAAAGCCAGGGAAGGATTGAGCGGCAGTAACAAAAGCATTGTATCTATAGAATCCATTACTGGGGCATCGAGGATCCTTGCTATACTTGAGCATTTGATTGTAAAGGGCTTCGCTGATGATACTTCCGACGCCGCTGCCGCCGGAACTGGGGGGTGTGGAAGGAGTTGAGCCGCCACATTGGCTCTGGCAACCATCTTTACAGTACTCATCGGTGTCGCCGCACCATCCGAACTGGCTGCAGCAGAGGCCATTGGGGCAGAGAGCGCCGTTGGCCTGCCGCCCACATTGCTCTGCTGCGCCTCCCAAAACGAAGGCAAAGGCTAAGACAATAAGCGTATGGAGCTTCATTGTTGTTTGGTGTATgagaagatgatgaaaatgggaagGGAAGTGGAGATATTTATAGGTATCATTTGgtgtaaattaaaataaaattagggaATGTTGGAAGTTGACCGTTACCTTGTTTATTATTAACGCCCATGTCTAAGTTTGAATGGTcttactaattattattattattcttattaatttCGAGTTAAAACACTATGATTCACTGTTGACTACTACTACCTCGGATCATTGGTGACAATGGTAAGGTTTAGATTGGTTACTCTAATGAGCGGTGGTGGCAAAGTAGTGGTCGGTGGTTGTCGACCGCATCAGTGATGCAAACGAAGGGTGGAGAGATTTAAGAGAGGTAGTGTGACGGCGttttaatcattttcaacAAACCGAGTGGGTTGAGTCGGGTTCAAGTTCAGTATGCTTACGGTCGacttgacccaacccaaacaatatatataaaaatttagggttgaCTTGATGTCTGTTGTCGTGCCACCTTTACACGATTGCAagccttctcttctctcttacCTTCCGTTTCTAAGATAGACAATTCGGTCGTATCTATGCATAGTGAGTTTGCAATAACCACTATTGTCGttgttttaaagtttatttaaaaataaaaaataaaaattgaacccAACAATCCAATCCGAACTaatgagttgggttgagtcgGTAAACGACCcaaagaaattttattataattcaatttgtGACGATCATAAGTAGAAAGTTCATATTCTTCAGtcattcataaataatttgttggACAATATTCAACTCAGTTACCACAAAATATACAGATTCCAAAATCAATATTGcatttatcaaattcaaaatggatTCGACCGCCGAAACGCTCCGATGCGATTAAGTTTTCTTAAGAATATTGAATAGTTACAGGCAAACGATTGCATGGGATAAAGTAATCATGAAACCCTGACCAATGTAACTTGCAACTTGTTGACCATAATTCATGAACCCAGTTATCATAGGGAACATATTGTAAGTGAAATAATTTTCGATTGGACTGAGTTCCTGACTCANtatatatatataaaagagacaatgtaatgaaaaaaaaaaaaatatatatatatatatattaaaaaatattaaattaattagacaattttccaaattcaatttcttactGAACACtccttgatttttttaattaattaccatTCAAAATGGAAGTGTAGAGAAGTATGAAGACGGAAGCTGGCGGCTCTGAAAAGTCAAAgaaggaataataataataataataataataataataataataataataataataataataaaaaacttgAATGATCGTCGTGATTCCGGAAAATCCGGCGCCGATTATGGATTCTATGATGACTGACGAAGAAAACTTATACGACTACTGGTCCACTTCATCCTGAAAGGCCGCGGCGGCGGTGACGTGGCGGTGGTGATGGTGGAGACGTGCCGTGATAGGTTTacgttttcttaatttttttccttctccaaatcATAGTTCTTACGGCTTCTTTTAGTTCTTTGTATATAGCCTTGGGTGGTGCGGCGCCACTGATCTCTACGGTGGGGCTGGTTGTCAAAACCAGTATCGTTCCGGTGGTTCAGCCCCGCCGAGAGGCGGAGGGGACGTTGGCACGCTCATCGCCACCGCCAATTCCGGTGGAAAGCTCAAGTGTCGGTGGATATGATACTCtgtagaaacaaaatttaattattgaagaCTACAACGaatatttggaaaaataaaaggaaaaaagaacgtcgcctgagagattcgaactctcgcggggaaaccccatgtacttagcaggcacacgccttaaccactcggccaaagcgactGATGTAGCCATGTTTGTAACCAAAacttaatcaaatttaatattcaatatttcttgatctaaatatttttgtttttggaagaaatttaattccatttaaataaaaatatattgataagtttggttattttaaatttcatttgattaatCATTTTTTGGATAAGATCGTATCTCAAATTGGTGGTTGACTTTGACTATATCGTGCTCTCAAATGCGTCTATGATCACATTTTTCttaccgaaaaaaaaaaaatcgtcaCAACTCAATTaccttaaaataattgttagatgtagatttaataatttgtatgTCTCAATAATCTCGGGATTTGAATCTCTCCTACATCCAACGGTGATAAACTGTCAGCCATATGATGATCGTCTCTAACTTACTGTATTATTTTGAAGACTTATTATATACTTTTCAATtcgaattaattaattttgtaatttatgttagacgaacacgactctctctacacaatggtatgatattgtcgactttgagtataaagtcccatggctttgctttgcgcctcccaaaaggcctcaaactaatggagttagtattcttcacttataaatccataatcattccctaaattagccgatacCCTTTGgacttagtcattttttactgccttcgaagaggcttggctccttttcttttggagttctttgttaaaTATGTGAGGATTTACcgatctattggcacgactaagtttagggcatgactctgataccatgttagacgaacacaactctccacaatggtatgatattgtccactttgagcataagctctcatggctttactgtGGGCTTCCCTGaaaggcctcaaaccaatgggGTTAGTAATCtcataaacccatgatcattccttaaattagggGACgtggactttcatcatcgaacaatttaaacttaaaagttaattaagaatttaattaagGGATATCTTGAAAATCTTAAACTAAATCTATGGTGGATATCTTTGATGATTGCAAGCGCACCAAAGGTTCCAATATGTAAACAATGGTGGTGGAAAATTCAGGCAAAGATTTGAAGCATGAAGGATTATGCATTGATCTTCTTGTTGTTTCctctgttgttgttgttgggaGCCTCTGCTGAGCAATGTGGACGGCAGGCCGGCGGCGTTGTCTGCCCAAACGGGCTGTGTTGCAGCCAGTTTGGGTGGTGTGGCACCACCCGTGCTTACTGTGGACATGGTTGTCAAAGCCGATGTCGTCGTTCAAACCCGACTCCGAGTCCTAATGGCAGCGGAGGTAATGTCGCTAGGCTCATCAGCTCTGCCACGTTCGATCAAATGCTTAAGTATCGTAACGACCCGAGATGTCCTAGCAATGGATTCTATAGCTATGATGCTTTTCTCGCTGCTGCTCGATCCTTTAGTGGGTTTGCTACGACGGGAGATGATGCCACTCGTAAGAGAGAATTGGCGGCTTTCTTTGGCCAAACTTCTCATGAAACTACGGGTTCGTTAGAATGATTTGAATTGACTTTTTAAGTGTTTAGTTGTGAAGATAGATCGATGTAGAAGCTAAATATAAAGTGTGGTGTAGGAGGATGGCCAACCGCACCCGATGGTCCGTATGCATGGGGATATTGCCAAATAAGAGAAATCAACCGGGGTACTTACTGCTCGCCGAGCTCGCAATGGCCGTGTGCTGCAGGCCAACAATATTACGGACGTGGACCCATCCAAATCACTTAGTAATTTTTCAATCTTGTTTCTACTTTAACATAAGTTCTCGTAGTTTTGCTTTTGGATCCACCCAAAAAAATCTCGAGCATGAACCTTTCTCTACAACTTCGTTTACACGAGAATTAAGATATTGttttgtgatatcccacatcagttggagaagggaacgaaacattccttataagagtgtggaaacctctctctagtagatgcattttaaaactatgaggcttaCCGAGATACCTAACGAGCCAAAGTAGACAAGTGAGCTTGGATTGCTACAAATAGTATCatagctagacaccgggcgttGTGTCAGCGACGACATTGGGgtcgaagcattccttataagggtgtggaaacttctccttagtagacgcgttttaaaatcataaagaTGACATTTATACGTAACGGACAAAAGCAGACAACATCTACTAACAAtgaacttgagttgttacgAACATGTTTTGAATTTACTTGATTTAATGATTAGCAACTACAACTACGGGCAAGCTGGTGGAGCACTGAGATTGGATTTACTGAACAATCCAGGGCTGGTAGCCACGGACGCAGTCATAGCATTCAAGACAGCCATTTGGTTCTGGATGACGCCACAAGGAAACAAACCATCAAGCCATGATGTTATTACTGGCCGATGGCAACCATCAAATGCTGATAGAGCTGCTGGAAGATGGCCTGGTTATGGTGTCCTTACCAACATCATCAATGGCGGGGTTGAATGTGGAGGCCGTGCTGCTAACGCGGTGGCTAGCAGAATTGGGTTCTACAAAAGGTACTGCGACATATTAGGCGTCGGCTATGGAGATAACTTGGACTGTAATAATCAGAGCTCTTTTGCCTAAGAGTTAAATACTCAATGTAATAAAACCACGAATATTTTTGTCGTCATAACTATGAGACATGAATATTTGTGACCTTATATTAATGAAAGTAAACGTCTTTATATACGAggagtctcacatcggttaattaAAAGGTTAGATCGTGGActtataagtaaggaacactatctTTATTGACACGAGatcttttggggaaacaaaaaataaagtctaagcggacaatatctgtagGAGAGTCGTGGTTCTAAACATGGCAtaagagtcatgcccttaacttagccatatcaatagaattcgaacaaaaaagttggagcctcaaaggtgtagtcaaaagtgactcatgtgtcgaacaaatgataTACTTTGTTTGGAGACTCCAAAGAAAGAGTCGAGctttgattaaggggaggcggtTCGAGGGTTCTATAGGCCTCatgggaggctctatggtgtactttgtccGAAGGGACgattgttgaagattgttgggagaagagTCTCACGTCAATTAATTAAtgggttgatcatgagtttataagtaacaccatctctattggtatgagggcTCTAAAGAAAGAgtcgaacctcgattaagAAGAGATTGTTCGAGAGTTCCATAAGCcttaggggaggctctatagtgttaATGATTTCATAAACGACGAACACTgtcaaactaaaattaaaattgatctCTCATCAAATTTTGCAAATCAAATGCACCACAAATTGTTGTCATGAATCGAGATTATTGGAACAAGAAATGCGTTCCCAACTCTGATGTGCTTGGGAAAACTGAAacaaatcataataataattcaaaggCGAAGGCATATCTTCTTTCTTGATTCAGGAAACTGGGCAGGATTTTGACTACCCAAAAATCGTATAAATTGTTTATGAATGGTGGGGTAAGTTATTCTCCCTTACTTGATCAATCTAAAGCAGCTATGACTGCATCGACAACCTCTTGAGTCGTGCTCTGCCCGCCGAGGTCCTTGGTCCGATACTTGCCTTCGGATATCACCTTCTCTACCGCTGTCTCTAATCGATCCGCAAAAGAAGGAAACTGGAGATGTCTCAGCATCATGGCAGATGACAAGAGCAGCGCTACAGGGTTTGCTTTCTTTTGTTCCACCAGTCTCTCATTCCCCACATTTCCTGCTGAAGCTCCTTGTTCAAAAACAGCGTGATCAGCACCAACATTGCCTGAATAAAGAACTccaaattgtgagatcccacgtcggttggagaggagaacgaaacattatttataagggcgtgaaaacctattcctagcagacgcgttttaaaatctcgaGGGGAAACCCAGGAGTGAAAGCTCAGATAACAATATGGCTACCGGCGGTAGGCTTGGGTGGTAACAAGAATCAAGCAATATTTTATCTCCTACCTCATAAGAAACCAAAACAAAGCGAGAGCTCGGGGAGACAGAATTTCAACagttatttttcaatattgcaTACCCATCTGCAATATTCCCAGTTGCGGATCAaggaaataaaacaatttcacCTTCTATCCATCTTAAATTTGTTGACATACAAGATGAAAAGGGCAAGTACGTGACATGATATGCCATATGCTGTGTCTGCCTCAATTAAGGTTTCTAATCAAAACTTGAGAAATGCTAAAAGGTAAGCATTGAATCTGAAACTGTGAAAGATTTGAGCATACCTCCCGGCATAACTCCTGTTCCACCTGCTATACCAGCAGCTGTGTTTGCTACAAGATTTCCATACAGATTGGGTGTCACCTGCAAAATTATATCCAATCATAATCAAATATCATCTCCTACTTTCCAAATCTGTGATAATCAAAATGTAACATTTCTATGAAAGGATGTATCAATCAATGAAGTTAGTAATCCACAAAACAGGGGAACTTATTTCAATTCCCACCCCCAAGCTTTCTACCTCTTACCTCCTTCCTCTCCCAGAAGGGTACACTCATAACTAAGATTATctaggttttttctttccctcctTCCCCATATAAGTGGATGTAATAGGCAAGGAAGAAATGtaggtgtgagatcccacatcgattggagaggggaacgaagcatatcttataagggtgtgaaaacctctccctaatagacgtgttttaaaaatcatgaggctaacggcgatatataacgggctaaagcagacaatatctgctagaggtgggcttgaactgttacaaatggtatcggagccagcaagaacgctgggccccaaggagggtggattgtgagatcccacgttggttggagagggaaacggaACAagctaaagtagacaatatttgctagccatagccttgggctgttataatagtagttgggctgttataatagcagtggagaaggaaaaagggagCAACTGCCCCCGTCTCAGTAAGATATTTCTAGAATCAAATGATATTTGACCGTTGGAATCACCCAACCACTTCACATTGTGAACAGAAATTTGCTTCATATTCTTGACCATGTATTAAGACCTTACAATGTGATTCAATTGTACAAGTGCATACCATAACATCAAACTGCTCAGGCTTTGAGACAAGTTGCATGCAGCAATTGTCGACAATAACTTCATTGTACTTGATTCCAGGATACTTTCTGGCAACCTCTCGACAAGATTCTAGAAACAGACCATCTGCAAGCTTCATGATATTTGCTTTGTGCACGGCTGTAACTTTCTTTCTGTTGTTCAGGTAAGCATACTCAAAAGCATATTTAGCAATGCGCTCAGAACAGAACTTTGTAATCACCTGGCAATAGAGTGAGTATGAGAGACAAAGATACTAAGATAAGGGGGAAAGAACCTTCTTCTGGCAAAATTTAGCCAAGAATTTGAATGATCTCAAGAAGGGTAAGAACAGTACAAAGAAAATGCAATGAAGAAGCATTGTTTCTCAAAATAGAAAACTCAAATTGAAATTCTTATCAAACGGGCATAAACATTCTCAGTCACTCAAAACCAGCTATTATCACATCATACTCGCTAACTAATACTTGCCACGTTCTGAAACATGATTACATGCAAGGAGAGCACTTCACGTTTGCCTATACATGTACTGTAACATCTAAATCATAAAGTTCTATTTTGCAATACAACATCAGTCAAACATGCACCTGGAACGTGTATATATTGATAGAAAAAAGGGGCATCATTCATCAAAAAACTGGAAAAATTGTTAGGAACCACCGATCTTTAAAATGgtttgatattgtccactttgattttagttttttcaaaaggtctcatactaatagagatgtattccttaattataaatccatgatcaaccccttaattagccaatgttgGACTCCTCCcctaacaatcctcaacaattctcccatcGAACAACgtataccatagagcctcccatgaggcctatggagctctcaaatagcctccccttatcaaggctcgactccttctctgaaGCTACACCTTTTGTTCTAGATACCATGTTATGAACCACGAATTTTcgcaatagtatgatattgtccactttgagcataatctctcattgattttgattttttcaaaaggcttcatacccatggagatatattccttaccTATAAATTCATGACTAACCCCTGGGATTCCACTGCCAACAATgctcaacaaacaaaaactacAGAAGCTTCCAATTGTGAACATGATAACTCAATTAGGGTATAGAACTGAAATAACTAGCATTGCGCGTAAAGACAAAAGTACCTTGAGGCTTTCCACGACGCCAGGAACTACCTCGTGCTCCAAACCAGCGTACTCACCCTCTGTATTCTCCCTAATCACAACAATATCCACATTCTCATGCCTGGTAGGAAGCCCAGGAAGATTAAAGCAATTCACAAGCGACGCATAGAGATCAAGCTCCTTCCTCAGCTGCACATTCAGCGAACTCACACCACCGCCAACAGGGGTAACCAATCCTCCCTTCAAACACACTTTATTCTTCTTAATCGAGTCAATTGCTTCTTGGGGAACCTTCTTCATGTCGCCATGAACCTCAAACTTCTCGAAATACAAAGGGGCGTGCATCGCATCCATGACTTGCTCCACAGCGCCGGTAACCAAGGGGCCAATTCCGTCTCCGGGAATCAAGGTAACGGTTCGAGGAGCGCCGTCACCAGGTCGGGGCATGTAAGTGACGGATCTATTATGAGCATCGATTGGGGATTTGAAACATGAGGACAAAAGAGCAGGACTATCGGAAGCGGAGGATTTGGAGAGGAGCTGCTTGAGGATAGGTACGGATCTCCGAGCCATCGCTGGAAAAGAGTTTTCAGAGTCGAGCTATTTAGGGTTCCGGCGGCGTGACGGTGGTCTAACAATTGCGATAGATCATTAGAGGGACGCCGGAGAGGGTGAAGAACAGCAGGATGAGAAACTCcaaagggagaaaaataaaaatcagcGTTAGATAGCCaatagaaaaggaaggaaagggTGAGGTATTTTCCAGAGCGGACAAGATCACTGGATTTTCGTGAAACTCGTATTATTGACCAATCGTTGACTTGCTTAATGTCGGCGCTATCCTACAATTTAGGACTCATTTCCTCATTTATGcctttaaaccttttttttccctaaaaaaCGGAATTATggaattagaaatttttttgttttttttgtttttttgtttttaaaaaaacgtaGCATTAGGATTCTCGCTCCTAATGACCCGATAACACAATAGGCTCGAAAACCACTAATTCTGATTGTGTTATCGACACTATACTATGCAGGTGTAGGTACTTCTTCTGCAGGCTACAATTGTAACAACTCGAGCCCACCACGCAGTAGATATTACTACAATCCATTCCCTTGGAGGCCTAGTGTCTTTAGCACATTGCTCGATGTCTGATTTTGATACCATTGATTGTTATCCACACTACCCATATCTAGTCCTAATaccattttttgaatttttccttttaaacttCATCAGAAATCAGTGGAAttcaaatactttttaaatggGCAATCTAATATTAGTTATAATTGaagttatttaatttgatattattttttatttcaaaaatttagtgaaaatattaattaattatattattaaaaaaaaaaatcgaaggTGGAATTTTAGGCCAGAAGGgcaaaatattattctttgtCAAAGAAATTATATGGTTTGGTTTGTCATCTCACTGATGAATGAAGCCTAAAAATGAACAGACAattaaaagaacaagaaatctCCGATATTCTTGGTTGCGCTGTCCccgccgcctccgccgccgccgcccaATTTTGAACATTCATGTAATGTTGTTGAATGTTGTTAGTAAGAACACAATGcatgttctgttctgttctgttctgtggCTCTATTATTGCTGAGtctgcaaaagaaaatgtgcaggTTCACGTTTTGCCGTGTAGTTAAATTTTGATGTACAGTACTTCCTATGAACTCCGGTGAGCTTCCCCGTCGCCGCCTTTTGATGAAACCCCACCATTAGTCTCGAGCATTCTCTGCAGCAACATCCGAGATCAGGTCAGCCAACCAAGCCCATTAAgcaaataccaaaaaaaatggagaagaacaTCAGACAAAAACCGTACAGGAGCTGCTCTTCTGAGTAGCTGGAATGCCACTCGCATGTCCTGCTCCAACAACACTCCACTCCGGCAATAGTACATTGAGCTGTATATGTCGCCGCCGCTGCTAGCAACGACGGTGGGAACCTCAGCATTTCATACTCGACCAGCGAGAGTTCGATCAAGAAGAACGCCATCAGCTCGAGCTGTTCCCATTAACAGAATTCTTAGATTTACCCGCTTTGTCCCATAccaaaattttgttgattgtTAGGAGGAaggatcatgagtttataagtaatgaatTAGTACGAACTCTTTGAgtaaactaaaagtaaagtcatgaaagcttatgctaaatgtggacaatatcatatcattgtagagatccgtgatttctaacatgatTTCATAGTTATGTCCTTAAATTAGCGATATAGNatcctcaacaattctcccatcGAACAACgtataccatagagcctcccatgaggcctatggagctctcaaatagcctccccttatcaaggctcgactccttctctgaaGCTACACCTTTTGTTCTAGATACCATGTTATGAACCACGAATTTTcgcaatagtatgatattgtccactttgagcataatctctcattgattttgattttttcaaaaggcttcatacccatggagatatattccttaccTATAAATTCATGACTAACCCCTGGGATTCCACTGCCAACAATgctcaacaaacaaaaactacAGAAGCTTCCAATTGTGAACATGATAACTCAATTAGGGTATAGAACTGAAATAACTAGCATTGCGCGTAAAGACAAAAGTACCTTGAGGCTTTCCACGACGCCAGGAACTACCTCGTGCTCCAAACCAGCGTACTCACCCTCTGTATTCTCCCTAATCACAACAATATCCACATTCTCATGCCTGGTAGGAAGCCCAGGAAGATTAAAGCAATTCACAAGCGACGCATAGAGATCAAGCTCCTTCCTCAGCTGCACATTCAGCGAACTCACACCACCGCCAACAGGGGTAACCAATCCTCCCTTCAAACACACTTTATTCTTCTTAATCGAGTCAATTGCTTCTTGGGGAACCTTCTTCATGTCGCCATGAACCTCAAACTTCTCGAAATACAAAGGGGCGTGCATCGCATCCATGACTTGCTCCACAGCGCCGGTAACCAAGGGGCCAATTCCGTCTCCGGGAATCAAGGTAACGGTTCGAGGAGCGCCGTCACCAGGTCGGGGCATGTAAGTGACGGATCTATTATGAGCATCGATTGGGGATTTGAAACATGAGGACAAAAGAGCAGGACTATCGGAAGCGGAGGATTTGGAGAGGAGCTGCTTGAGGATAGGTACGGATCTCCGAGCCATCGCTGGAAAAGAGTTTTCAGAGTCGAGCTATTTAGGGTTCCGGCGGCGTGACGGTGGTCTAACAATTGCGATAGATCATTAGAGGGACGCCGGAGAGGGTGAAGAACAGCAGGATGAGAAACTCcaaagggagaaaaataaaaatcagcGTTAGATAGCCaatagaaaaggaaggaaagggTGAGGTATTTTCCAGAGCGGACAAGATCACTGGATTTTCGTGAAACTCGTATTATTGACCAATCGTTGACTTGCTTAATGTCGGCGCTATCCTACAATTTAGGACTCATTTCCTCATTTATGcctttaaaccttttttttccctaaaaaaCGGAATTATggaattagaaatttttttgttttttttgtttttttgtttttaaaaaaacgtaGCATTAGGATTCTCGCTCCTAATGACCCGATAACACAATAGGCTCGAAAACCACTAATTCTGATTGTGTTATCGACACTATACTATGCAGGTGTAGGTACTTCTTCTGCAGGCTACAATTGTAACAACTCGAGCCCACCACGCAGTAGATATTACTACAATCCATTCCCTTGGAGGCCTAGTGTCTTTAGCACATTGCTCGATGTCTGATTTTGATACCATTGATTGTTATCCACACTACCCATATCTAGTCCTAATaccattttttgaatttttcctttta includes these proteins:
- the LOC111804415 gene encoding endochitinase-like, whose protein sequence is MKDYALIFLLFPLLLLLGASAEQCGRQAGGVVCPNGLCCSQFGWCGTTRAYCGHGCQSRCRRSNPTPSPNGSGGNVARLISSATFDQMLKYRNDPRCPSNGFYSYDAFLAAARSFSGFATTGDDATRKRELAAFFGQTSHETTGGWPTAPDGPYAWGYCQIREINRGTYCSPSSQWPCAAGQQYYGRGPIQITYNYNYGQAGGALRLDLLNNPGLVATDAVIAFKTAIWFWMTPQGNKPSSHDVITGRWQPSNADRAAGRWPGYGVLTNIINGGVECGGRAANAVASRIGFYKRYCDILGVGYGDNLDCNNQSSFA
- the LOC111804418 gene encoding G2/mitotic-specific cyclin-2-like, translated to MAFFLIELSLVEYEMLRFPPSLLAAAATYTAQCTIAGVECCWSRTCEWHSSYSEEQLLECSRLMVGFHQKAATGKLTGVHRKYCTSKFNYTAKREPAHFLLQTQQ
- the LOC111804417 gene encoding isocitrate dehydrogenase [NAD] regulatory subunit 1, mitochondrial-like isoform X1, with protein sequence MARRSVPILKQLLSKSSASDSPALLSSCFKSPIDAHNRSVTYMPRPGDGAPRTVTLIPGDGIGPLVTGAVEQVMDAMHAPLYFEKFEVHGDMKKVPQEAIDSIKKNKVCLKGGLVTPVGGGVSSLNVQLRKELDLYASLVNCFNLPGLPTRHENVDIVVIRENTEGEYAGLEHEVVPGVVESLKVITKFCSERIAKYAFEYAYLNNRKKVTAVHKANIMKLADGLFLESCREVARKYPGIKYNEVIVDNCCMQLVSKPEQFDVMVTPNLYGNLVANTAAGIAGGTGVMPGGNVGADHAVFEQGASAGNVGNERLVEQKKANPVALLLSSAMMLRHLQFPSFADRLETAVEKVISEGKYRTKDLGGQSTTQEVVDAVIAALD